In Nicotiana tabacum cultivar K326 chromosome 21, ASM71507v2, whole genome shotgun sequence, one DNA window encodes the following:
- the LOC107784072 gene encoding protein BUNDLE SHEATH DEFECTIVE 2, chloroplastic isoform X1 produces the protein MANSLCFTPITSLNSVNKPGLINGNCTGRKIQWIKDVTYSSKSTLRILEVKATDSDQDAKARSIICKNCDGNGAVLCSQCKGIGVNSEDYFSGRFKAGELCWLCGGKKDMLCGDCNGAGFLGGFMSTFDE, from the exons ATGGCAAATTCTCTATGTTTCACACCTATAACTTCCTTGAACTCTGTCAATAAACCAG GTCTAATTAATGGGAATTGCACTGGAAGAAAGATTCAATGGATCAAAGATGTTACCTACAGCTCCAAGAGTACCTTAAGAATTTTGGAAGTGAAG GCCACTGACAGCGACCAAGACGCAAAAGCAAGGAGCATCATCTGTAAAAATTGTGATGGAAATG GTGCAGTGTTGTGCTCACAGTGTAAAGGCATTGGTGTTAACTCTGAAGATTATTTCAGTGGGCGGTTCAAAGCTGGTGAACTATGTTGGCTGTGCGG aggtaaaaaagatatgttatgtgGCGACTGCAATGGCGCTGGATTTCTTGGTGGATTTATGAGTACGTTCGATGAGTAG
- the LOC107784072 gene encoding protein BUNDLE SHEATH DEFECTIVE 2, chloroplastic isoform X3, with product MANSLCFTPITSLNSVNKPGLINGNCTGRKIQWIKDVTYSSKSTLRILEVKATDSDQDAKARSIICKNCDGNGAVLCSQCKGIGVNSEDYFSGRFKAGELCWLCG from the exons ATGGCAAATTCTCTATGTTTCACACCTATAACTTCCTTGAACTCTGTCAATAAACCAG GTCTAATTAATGGGAATTGCACTGGAAGAAAGATTCAATGGATCAAAGATGTTACCTACAGCTCCAAGAGTACCTTAAGAATTTTGGAAGTGAAG GCCACTGACAGCGACCAAGACGCAAAAGCAAGGAGCATCATCTGTAAAAATTGTGATGGAAATG GTGCAGTGTTGTGCTCACAGTGTAAAGGCATTGGTGTTAACTCTGAAGATTATTTCAGTGGGCGGTTCAAAGCTGGTGAACTATGTTGGCTGTGCGGGTAG
- the LOC107784072 gene encoding protein BUNDLE SHEATH DEFECTIVE 2, chloroplastic isoform X2, whose amino-acid sequence MANSLCFTPITSLNSVNKPGLINGNCTGRKIQWIKDVTYSSKSTLRILEVKATDSDQDAKARSIICKNCDGNGAVLCSQCKGIGVNSEDYFSGRFKAGELCWLCG is encoded by the exons ATGGCAAATTCTCTATGTTTCACACCTATAACTTCCTTGAACTCTGTCAATAAACCAG GTCTAATTAATGGGAATTGCACTGGAAGAAAGATTCAATGGATCAAAGATGTTACCTACAGCTCCAAGAGTACCTTAAGAATTTTGGAAGTGAAG GCCACTGACAGCGACCAAGACGCAAAAGCAAGGAGCATCATCTGTAAAAATTGTGATGGAAATG GTGCAGTGTTGTGCTCACAGTGTAAAGGCATTGGTGTTAACTCTGAAGATTATTTCAGTGGGCGGTTCAAAGCTGGTGAACTATGTTGGCTGTGCGGGTA a